In Leptospira sp. WS58.C1, a single genomic region encodes these proteins:
- the glpK gene encoding glycerol kinase GlpK, whose amino-acid sequence MSEYIIGIDAGTTGIRTFCFNKSGTVISSAYSEFKQYFPKPGWVEHDPEEIWAKTEKLILKAIRNGKLKPEKAVAIGITNQRETTVLFDKDTGVPVYNAIVWQCRRTSDFCSGLKKEGLEPIFRRKTGLVVDAYFSGTKIRWILDNVKGVRAKAEKGKVLFGTIDTYLLYRLTAGKAHKTDHTNASRTLIFNIEKKEWDKELLKILQIPEAILPETHNSSSLFGRTEGVKGLPDGIPISSLVGDQQGALFGQLCTEPGEAKNTYGTGCFLLFNTGNKLQISKNNLITTLACGPEGKTVYCLEGSIFIGGAVIQYLRDNLRFFKESKLSEKMAASVTKEDEVVFVPAFSGLGAPYWDMNARGAILGLTRDTTQEQITRAALKSIALQSYELVEAMENDTGSKLKVLKVDGGATANNWLMQYQADILGKKIVRPSNLDTTVLGAAYLAGLERGFYSSVNDLKKTQKTSKEFSPKLSASLREKEIRIWKNAVKRILTSET is encoded by the coding sequence ATGAGTGAATATATTATCGGTATAGATGCCGGAACCACCGGTATACGTACTTTTTGTTTTAATAAATCCGGAACAGTGATCTCAAGTGCGTATTCCGAATTTAAACAATACTTTCCAAAACCAGGTTGGGTGGAACATGATCCTGAAGAGATCTGGGCTAAAACGGAAAAGCTCATTCTGAAGGCGATCCGCAACGGGAAGTTAAAACCGGAAAAAGCGGTAGCTATCGGGATCACCAACCAAAGAGAGACCACCGTATTATTCGATAAGGATACCGGAGTTCCGGTTTACAATGCGATTGTATGGCAATGCCGTAGGACCTCCGACTTCTGCTCCGGATTAAAAAAAGAAGGTTTAGAACCCATCTTCCGAAGAAAGACAGGCCTTGTCGTCGACGCTTATTTCAGCGGTACAAAGATCCGATGGATCTTGGACAATGTAAAAGGTGTTCGTGCAAAAGCGGAAAAAGGAAAGGTTCTATTCGGGACCATTGACACTTATTTATTGTATCGTTTGACGGCGGGTAAAGCGCATAAAACGGATCATACAAACGCGAGTAGAACTCTCATTTTCAATATTGAAAAGAAAGAATGGGATAAGGAACTATTAAAGATCCTGCAAATACCGGAAGCGATCTTGCCGGAAACTCATAATTCCTCAAGCCTATTCGGAAGAACGGAAGGTGTAAAAGGTCTGCCGGATGGAATTCCGATTTCTTCTCTCGTAGGAGACCAACAGGGAGCGCTATTCGGCCAATTATGTACAGAGCCCGGAGAAGCAAAGAATACGTACGGAACGGGATGTTTTTTACTTTTCAACACGGGAAACAAATTACAAATTTCTAAAAATAATCTGATCACAACTCTTGCCTGCGGGCCGGAAGGAAAAACGGTCTATTGTTTAGAAGGTTCCATCTTTATCGGTGGGGCAGTGATCCAGTATCTCCGGGATAATCTCAGATTCTTTAAGGAATCCAAACTTTCCGAAAAGATGGCTGCTTCCGTGACCAAGGAGGATGAGGTAGTATTTGTGCCTGCATTCTCCGGTTTAGGAGCGCCTTATTGGGATATGAACGCTCGAGGTGCGATCTTAGGGCTGACAAGAGATACCACCCAAGAGCAGATCACCAGAGCGGCCTTAAAATCCATCGCATTACAATCTTATGAATTAGTGGAAGCGATGGAGAATGATACCGGTTCCAAATTGAAAGTCCTAAAAGTGGATGGGGGAGCTACTGCCAATAACTGGCTCATGCAGTACCAAGCGGACATTTTAGGAAAGAAGATCGTAAGACCTTCTAATCTTGACACAACCGTTTTGGGTGCGGCGTATCTTGCCGGACTGGAAAGAGGTTTTTATTCCTCCGTAAACGATCTGAAAAAGACCCAAAAAACGAGTAAGGAATTTTCTCCAAAGTTAAGCGCCAGTTTGAGAGAAAAAGAGATCCGAATTTGGAAAAATGCCGTAAAAAGGATTCTTACTTCCGAAACCTAA
- a CDS encoding PP2C family protein-serine/threonine phosphatase, translating into MRSSTTIKQYVKDAWPVLIVLNLSILGCLGIGLKFYTPPVKIPIVLILVCCFTIFINFSAFVLFLTEKILPREQEFGKIIKRFRRGDSRMQNYVLPLDYVDENYEIRGRCMTYNPIGGDFYNFLKDKEGNYWMGIGDTSGHGYVAGLFSLMIMNQMSHLVHKFETPHEIIDQILEHLEERTNTYPHIHRSLYATFLLMKADHKGNFTHSGIHPSLVLYKRKEDKTQVVGTDGKFLSTVMNSPLKKPKLSQSFKMDRDDILFCFTDGLFEQKNRSIGGYYGENLYKFLETAPKKNIRKLIDDLFLDVVKHTGGRIQDDMSLLVIRKF; encoded by the coding sequence ATGAGAAGTTCCACTACGATCAAACAATACGTGAAAGATGCCTGGCCGGTTTTGATCGTCCTAAATCTTTCCATTCTTGGCTGTTTAGGAATAGGATTGAAATTTTATACGCCGCCTGTCAAAATACCGATCGTTCTGATCTTAGTATGTTGTTTTACCATATTCATTAATTTTTCCGCATTCGTTTTATTTCTAACCGAGAAGATCCTACCAAGAGAACAGGAATTCGGCAAGATCATCAAACGTTTTCGCAGAGGGGATAGTAGAATGCAAAACTACGTTCTACCTTTGGACTACGTGGATGAAAATTACGAGATCCGCGGAAGATGTATGACCTATAACCCGATCGGCGGCGACTTCTATAATTTCTTAAAGGACAAAGAAGGAAATTATTGGATGGGGATCGGAGATACTTCCGGTCACGGCTATGTCGCCGGTCTATTCAGCCTAATGATCATGAACCAAATGAGCCATCTCGTCCATAAGTTCGAGACCCCTCATGAGATCATAGACCAGATACTGGAACATCTGGAAGAAAGGACGAATACCTATCCCCATATCCACCGAAGCCTATACGCTACTTTCTTATTGATGAAGGCGGATCATAAGGGAAATTTTACTCATTCAGGGATCCACCCAAGTCTCGTTCTATATAAGAGAAAAGAAGATAAAACTCAGGTAGTAGGTACGGACGGAAAATTCCTTTCCACTGTAATGAATTCTCCTTTGAAAAAACCGAAACTTTCTCAAAGTTTCAAAATGGATAGAGACGATATCTTATTCTGTTTTACGGACGGTCTATTTGAACAAAAGAATCGAAGTATCGGCGGATATTATGGAGAAAATTTGTATAAGTTTCTGGAAACCGCTCCGAAGAAGAATATTCGCAAATTGATAGACGATCTGTTTTTAGACGTGGTGAAACATACTGGTGGAAGGATTCAGGACGATATGAGTCTTTTGGTGATCAGAAAATTTTAA
- a CDS encoding MBOAT family O-acyltransferase, protein MLFNSLPYLALFSLTFLLYWSLPQKARKPLLLVSSLLFYFYSGPAFSIHFLIVIALNFYFSLILWKYKREGKSTTKPLVWIIILNFINLAFFKYFYFFLDTLDFFTGSLQFSEFGKGIHIPLPLAISFYTFQLIALQVDIHRDHVPERISALDYFLFILFFPQLIAGPIMRTTDFLPKLDKPAIDFSRVQWGIFLILSGLFKKVVIADNIAGIISGIYQHPGEYNFFSLYISTLGFICQVYCDFSGYTDIARGSAYLLGYEIPENFRGPFLSPSFREFWGRWHVTLSTWLRDYLYIPLGGSRGGFWRTQMNSMITMTLGGLWHGANFGYIIWGAYLGLILGVERFFSPGDPKKEEEPKGWKRFWKVALIVHLFAISGIFFRTAAAGKNSLNLAWDYFTGFLNIIGGKALVRWEELAAFILFTFLWNAVQYYPNIKEKIQIRFRWLLPSFSIIILLLMGIFGDGGGEFIYFQF, encoded by the coding sequence ATGCTTTTTAACTCCCTACCCTATCTAGCTTTATTTTCGCTCACTTTCTTATTGTATTGGTCTCTTCCTCAAAAAGCGAGAAAACCCCTACTTTTAGTTTCTTCTCTTCTTTTCTATTTTTACTCGGGACCTGCTTTTTCCATTCACTTCTTGATAGTGATCGCGCTAAACTTTTATTTTTCACTCATACTTTGGAAGTATAAAAGAGAAGGAAAATCCACGACAAAACCTCTGGTTTGGATCATAATTCTTAATTTTATTAACCTAGCCTTCTTTAAATATTTTTACTTTTTCCTGGACACTCTGGATTTCTTTACAGGTTCTTTGCAGTTTTCCGAATTCGGAAAAGGGATCCATATTCCTCTTCCACTCGCGATTAGTTTTTATACATTCCAGTTGATCGCTCTTCAGGTGGATATTCACAGGGATCATGTTCCGGAAAGGATCTCTGCTTTAGATTATTTCTTATTCATTCTATTCTTCCCGCAATTGATCGCTGGCCCGATCATGAGAACCACGGACTTCCTTCCGAAACTGGACAAACCGGCTATCGATTTCAGTCGAGTACAATGGGGGATCTTTCTCATTCTGTCGGGTCTGTTTAAGAAGGTAGTGATTGCGGATAATATCGCAGGTATCATTTCCGGGATTTATCAGCACCCGGGAGAATATAATTTTTTCAGTTTATATATTTCCACATTGGGATTTATCTGCCAAGTTTATTGCGATTTCAGCGGGTATACGGATATCGCAAGAGGATCAGCATACCTTCTAGGTTATGAGATCCCGGAAAATTTCAGAGGGCCTTTCCTTTCTCCAAGTTTTAGGGAATTCTGGGGACGCTGGCATGTTACCTTATCCACTTGGCTAAGAGACTATCTTTATATTCCGTTAGGTGGAAGCAGAGGCGGTTTTTGGCGAACCCAAATGAATTCCATGATCACTATGACTTTGGGAGGTCTATGGCATGGAGCAAATTTCGGTTATATAATTTGGGGTGCCTATTTAGGTCTAATCTTGGGAGTGGAAAGATTTTTCTCACCAGGAGATCCTAAAAAAGAAGAAGAACCGAAAGGCTGGAAACGGTTCTGGAAAGTTGCATTGATCGTTCATTTATTTGCGATCTCAGGTATCTTCTTCCGAACGGCAGCAGCCGGTAAAAATTCCCTGAATTTAGCTTGGGACTATTTTACAGGATTTTTAAATATCATAGGCGGAAAAGCATTGGTACGCTGGGAAGAATTGGCTGCATTCATTCTATTCACGTTTCTCTGGAATGCCGTTCAATATTACCCGAACATCAAAGAGAAAATACAGATCAGATTCCGCTGGTTATTACCTTCTTTCTCCATCATTATACTTTTATTAATGGGTATATTCGGGGATGGAGGCGGAGAATTTATTTACTTCCAGTTTTAA
- the sppA gene encoding signal peptide peptidase SppA, with product MKFLLRKSLLFVLGILFLSQCLFLSFPNQTSPIPKEKLVTGSSTDSPDKILLIPIEGEISDKKSSGGLLSGEKDSIVSRVKTYLSMASRDPEIKGVILKIDSPGGSVTASDLIHHEILEFKKKKNVPVLSLFMDTAASGAYYLSMATDHIQAHPTTITGSIGVLRFGINAKEALDKLGIKSSTIRSGPNKATGNPVEEFTPEQKKVFQDIIMENYERFLSIIKKGRPKLKESELRKLADGRIYSANQALETGLIDSIGYFEDAVVQVTKLPGYRASSSQTPRIVFYSYKGAQPENFYQIDSDTGTGPTILESLLPFRISPDHKLHYLFSPE from the coding sequence ATGAAATTCCTATTGCGCAAATCCCTACTATTTGTATTAGGAATCTTGTTCTTAAGCCAATGTTTGTTCCTTTCGTTTCCGAACCAAACTTCACCTATCCCGAAAGAAAAATTAGTCACCGGTTCTTCTACGGATAGCCCTGATAAAATTCTACTTATTCCGATCGAAGGCGAAATTTCCGATAAAAAATCCTCAGGCGGACTTTTATCCGGAGAAAAGGACAGTATTGTCAGCAGGGTCAAAACCTATTTGTCCATGGCATCTAGAGATCCTGAGATCAAAGGAGTGATCCTAAAAATAGATTCTCCCGGCGGATCTGTAACTGCAAGCGATCTAATCCATCATGAAATTTTAGAATTCAAAAAGAAGAAAAATGTCCCTGTTCTTTCCCTATTCATGGACACGGCAGCTTCCGGTGCATATTATTTAAGTATGGCCACGGATCATATCCAGGCCCATCCGACTACGATCACAGGATCCATCGGGGTTCTTAGATTCGGGATCAATGCGAAGGAAGCATTGGATAAATTAGGAATTAAAAGCAGCACGATCCGTTCCGGTCCGAACAAGGCCACCGGAAATCCTGTAGAAGAATTTACTCCGGAACAAAAGAAAGTTTTCCAAGACATTATCATGGAGAATTACGAAAGGTTTTTGAGTATTATCAAAAAAGGAAGACCTAAATTAAAGGAATCGGAACTTAGAAAACTAGCCGATGGAAGAATTTACTCTGCAAACCAAGCGTTGGAAACCGGACTCATAGATTCTATCGGTTATTTCGAAGACGCGGTAGTGCAAGTGACCAAACTTCCGGGTTATAGAGCTTCATCTTCGCAAACTCCAAGGATCGTTTTCTATTCTTATAAAGGAGCTCAGCCGGAAAACTTCTACCAGATAGATAGCGATACCGGCACCGGTCCTACGATATTGGAATCATTATTACCTTTCCGTATCTCTCCGGACCATAAATTGCATTATCTATTCTCACCCGAATAA
- a CDS encoding aldose 1-epimerase gives MTDGTQWLSWDWTHPITKESFPIILPYDKSLSIFESGNFLMFPWVNRHASSEFVLNGKEWHAKELIRDSNGFPVHGLVHSLERKVLKLKNNQKGAEFRVIFPEEWKDSPLSGVAIREEYSVEETSSGTLLSVKTRFNNLRSDSIRFAYGYHPYLNLGKNDEDWKLHIQLDKNLELGENLVPIQPLLSNPISSILDGEKIPNLDHLFYGKEPRVILENRIKKYSITVLSPPPEEGQIPLKYYQIYTKPDRSAIAVEPCSSPGNALLSGQDLKELKGHSEAFGEFRILVRSL, from the coding sequence TTGACCGACGGTACCCAATGGCTTTCCTGGGACTGGACCCATCCGATTACCAAGGAAAGTTTTCCCATCATTCTCCCGTATGATAAAAGTTTAAGTATATTCGAATCCGGTAATTTTCTCATGTTCCCTTGGGTGAACCGCCATGCATCCTCCGAATTCGTTCTAAACGGAAAAGAGTGGCATGCAAAGGAATTGATCCGTGATTCCAACGGCTTTCCGGTTCACGGTTTAGTACATTCTTTAGAAAGAAAAGTTTTGAAACTCAAGAATAACCAGAAGGGTGCGGAGTTCAGAGTGATCTTCCCGGAAGAATGGAAGGATTCTCCGCTTTCCGGAGTTGCCATCCGAGAAGAATATTCAGTCGAAGAGACTTCTTCCGGGACTCTTCTAAGTGTGAAGACTCGATTTAATAATTTAAGATCCGATTCTATCCGATTTGCATACGGTTATCACCCGTACCTAAATTTAGGAAAAAATGATGAAGATTGGAAACTACATATACAGTTGGATAAAAATTTGGAATTAGGGGAGAACTTAGTTCCGATCCAACCTTTGCTTTCCAATCCAATTTCTTCCATTTTGGATGGAGAAAAGATCCCGAACCTAGATCATTTATTCTACGGGAAAGAACCGAGAGTAATTTTGGAAAACCGTATCAAAAAGTACTCTATCACAGTTTTAAGTCCTCCACCGGAAGAAGGACAAATACCATTAAAGTATTATCAAATTTATACAAAACCGGATCGTTCCGCGATCGCTGTCGAACCTTGTAGCTCGCCGGGTAATGCACTTTTGTCCGGACAGGATCTAAAAGAGCTAAAAGGTCACTCCGAGGCATTCGGAGAATTCAGGATTTTGGTGAGATCGTTATGA
- a CDS encoding DNA repair helicase XPB: protein MSKPLIVQSDKTMLLEVDNPEFEACQLVVSKFAELEKSPEYLHTYRISPLSLWNAASIKMSADEIVECLEKYSRYSVPKNVVNEIREQIGRYGKVKLVKEENGDLCIISNEKGFLQEISNHRAVQPYIEKTENEKIYIKKEFRGHIKQALIKIGFPVEDLAGYDEGNKYGFNLRPTTKSGRKFGMRDYQRASVEVFHAGGGNEGGSGVVVLPCGAGKTIVGIGVMQIVGAETLILVTNTLSIRQWKNEILDKTDIPESDIGEYSGEVKEIKPITIATYNILTHRKKKGGDFTHFHLFSANNWGLIVYDEVHLLPAPVFRMTSELQAKRRLGLTATLVREDGLEEDVFSLIGPKKYDVPWKELESKSWIAEAKCKEIRVSMEDDLRMRYSIADDREKFRLASENPEKLKAIGMIMKKHSESHLLVIGQYINQLEEISKTFKIPLITGKTPLGERQELYDAFRSGRIKSLVVSKVANFSIDLPDANIAIQVSGTFGSRQEEAQRLGRILRPKGEDNTAVFYSLISRDTNEERFGQNRQLFLTEQGYEYEIYTLDQFRESLEEKVGA from the coding sequence GTGAGTAAACCGTTAATCGTACAAAGTGATAAGACTATGCTTTTAGAGGTGGACAATCCTGAATTCGAAGCCTGCCAGCTAGTCGTATCCAAATTCGCGGAGTTAGAAAAAAGTCCCGAATATCTACACACTTATAGAATTTCTCCTCTTTCCTTGTGGAATGCCGCATCGATTAAGATGAGCGCAGATGAGATCGTAGAATGTTTAGAAAAATATTCTAGATACTCCGTTCCGAAAAACGTAGTCAACGAGATCAGAGAGCAGATCGGAAGATACGGAAAAGTAAAACTGGTCAAGGAAGAGAACGGAGATCTTTGTATCATCTCCAATGAAAAAGGATTTTTGCAAGAGATCTCTAATCATAGAGCGGTCCAGCCGTATATCGAAAAGACAGAGAACGAAAAGATCTATATCAAAAAGGAATTCAGAGGTCATATCAAACAGGCTCTGATCAAGATCGGTTTCCCTGTAGAGGACCTTGCAGGTTACGACGAGGGAAACAAATACGGATTCAATCTCAGGCCAACTACCAAGTCGGGTAGAAAGTTCGGAATGAGAGACTACCAAAGAGCCTCTGTGGAAGTTTTCCATGCGGGTGGTGGTAACGAAGGTGGATCCGGAGTGGTAGTTCTTCCTTGCGGTGCGGGGAAAACGATCGTAGGGATCGGTGTGATGCAGATCGTGGGAGCGGAAACTCTTATCCTGGTCACAAACACACTTTCTATCCGTCAGTGGAAAAACGAAATTTTAGACAAAACCGATATTCCTGAATCGGATATCGGGGAATATTCCGGAGAAGTGAAGGAGATCAAACCGATCACCATCGCGACTTATAATATTCTAACGCATAGAAAGAAGAAGGGTGGGGATTTCACCCATTTCCATCTATTCAGTGCGAATAACTGGGGACTCATCGTGTATGACGAGGTTCACTTACTTCCTGCTCCTGTCTTCAGAATGACTTCCGAATTACAGGCAAAAAGAAGATTGGGACTTACCGCAACTCTAGTCCGAGAAGACGGACTGGAAGAGGACGTATTCAGTTTGATCGGACCTAAAAAGTACGATGTGCCTTGGAAGGAATTGGAAAGCAAATCCTGGATCGCGGAAGCAAAATGTAAAGAGATCCGTGTATCTATGGAAGACGATCTTCGTATGAGATATTCTATCGCAGACGATAGGGAGAAATTCCGTCTCGCCTCCGAAAATCCGGAGAAATTGAAAGCGATCGGCATGATCATGAAAAAACACTCCGAGTCGCATCTGCTCGTGATCGGACAATACATCAATCAGTTGGAAGAAATCTCTAAAACATTCAAAATTCCACTGATTACCGGAAAAACTCCTTTGGGAGAAAGACAGGAATTGTACGATGCGTTCAGATCGGGTAGGATCAAGTCACTTGTTGTGAGTAAGGTTGCAAACTTCTCCATCGACCTACCGGATGCGAATATCGCCATCCAGGTTTCCGGAACTTTCGGTTCTCGTCAGGAAGAGGCACAGCGTCTTGGCCGGATCTTAAGACCGAAAGGTGAGGACAATACTGCGGTTTTCTATTCTTTGATCTCGAGAGATACGAACGAAGAAAGATTCGGTCAGAATAGACAACTTTTCCTTACGGAACAAGGATACGAATACGAAATATACACTCTAGACCAATTCAGAGAATCCCTCGAAGAAAAAGTCGGAGCTTAA
- a CDS encoding pyridoxal phosphate-dependent aminotransferase translates to MEWNARRLDVIEPSPTLAISAKAAELKKKGEDIVSFGAGEPDFETPAHIKEAAKKAIDKGQTRYTAVSGTVELRDAIITKFKRDNGLEYTRNQIIVGTGGKQVIYNFFLATLNPGDEVVIPAPYWVSYADIVRLAEGKAVIVPTSKEDNFRISPAQLEKAITPKTKVVVINSPSNPTGSAYSRKELEAIGEVILKHKVMVLSDDIYESIVFDGFQFSNLAMLSPELKELTFVANGVSKAYSMTGWRIGYGAGPLHIIQNMDTIQSQSTSNPSSISQAAAEAALTGDQACVGEMAKAFQKRRDLIVGLLNVIPGVEVNMPQGAFYVFPYLTGVYETEGFKKLQATSSEKSKSKLFCAHLLDKYKVAAVPGIAFGDDNALRLSYAMGEEDIKKGVSRISEMVKDLSL, encoded by the coding sequence ATGGAATGGAACGCAAGAAGGCTAGATGTGATCGAGCCTTCACCCACCCTAGCAATCAGCGCTAAGGCGGCAGAACTAAAAAAGAAAGGCGAAGACATCGTTAGTTTCGGCGCGGGAGAGCCCGACTTCGAGACACCGGCCCATATTAAAGAGGCTGCTAAAAAGGCGATCGATAAGGGTCAGACCCGATACACTGCCGTTTCCGGTACGGTGGAACTCCGAGACGCAATCATCACTAAATTCAAAAGAGATAATGGACTGGAATATACCAGAAACCAGATCATTGTAGGAACAGGCGGTAAGCAGGTTATCTATAATTTCTTCTTAGCTACCTTAAACCCTGGAGACGAGGTCGTGATCCCGGCTCCCTATTGGGTAAGCTATGCGGATATTGTACGCCTTGCGGAAGGTAAGGCAGTCATAGTTCCTACTAGCAAAGAAGATAATTTCCGTATTTCTCCAGCCCAATTAGAAAAAGCGATCACACCTAAAACAAAGGTAGTGGTAATCAATTCTCCTTCTAACCCGACCGGCTCCGCATATTCGAGAAAGGAATTGGAAGCCATCGGAGAAGTGATCTTAAAGCATAAGGTCATGGTTTTAAGCGACGATATTTATGAGAGTATCGTTTTTGACGGATTCCAATTTTCGAATCTGGCAATGCTTTCTCCCGAACTAAAGGAACTTACATTCGTTGCGAATGGTGTATCCAAAGCATACTCTATGACAGGTTGGAGGATCGGTTACGGTGCAGGACCTTTGCATATTATCCAGAACATGGATACCATCCAAAGCCAGTCCACATCCAATCCTTCTTCTATCTCTCAAGCTGCCGCAGAAGCTGCACTTACAGGAGACCAGGCTTGTGTAGGCGAGATGGCAAAAGCATTCCAAAAGAGAAGGGATTTGATCGTAGGACTTTTAAACGTAATCCCGGGTGTGGAAGTAAATATGCCTCAAGGTGCATTTTATGTATTCCCTTACCTCACAGGAGTTTACGAAACGGAAGGTTTTAAAAAATTGCAGGCTACTAGTTCGGAGAAAAGCAAGAGTAAATTATTCTGCGCTCATCTTTTAGATAAGTATAAAGTGGCCGCAGTTCCGGGAATCGCATTCGGGGACGATAATGCACTTCGTCTATCTTATGCCATGGGAGAAGAAGATATCAAAAAAGGTGTCTCTCGTATCTCCGAAATGGTAAAGGACTTGTCCCTTTAA
- a CDS encoding SH3 domain-containing protein, with protein MYLRRLVVLILIVSCTFSIFAQGRKQYIVLDPGTELYLFPEKKSEVLRKLSFGEILSSENQKEADSKFQLLTDKDGLTGWVDSRALFRMGSKGSYPVITKAIEKLLYQDSGPNELESVFTYLTKIEEGPIFQGNEYLFLKIRRLVVLQRYAEVLQSPEYRSKARQKLEDLLKNNPAELGVYSKTGNWTDTLSNAPEGSKLKVRPETFWKVAEAYPNSKPGDFAAYLAVKYTPEVRCGRDPICVLQDEENRRLKYLLLQPNGNYAPIFSSHLEKRLLHFSKDRETLVCDTKLPKEAVLKNFRNKVQELPARYGKKFYSKLRVIEEECLKK; from the coding sequence ATGTATTTGCGACGGTTAGTAGTTCTCATACTGATCGTAAGCTGTACATTCTCCATTTTTGCGCAAGGCAGAAAGCAGTACATCGTTTTGGATCCGGGAACCGAGCTCTATCTGTTCCCGGAAAAAAAATCGGAAGTATTACGCAAACTTTCCTTCGGAGAGATACTCTCTTCTGAAAATCAAAAAGAAGCAGACTCTAAATTCCAATTACTTACGGACAAGGATGGACTCACCGGTTGGGTGGATTCCCGTGCTTTATTTAGAATGGGAAGTAAAGGAAGTTATCCTGTCATCACTAAGGCAATTGAAAAACTACTTTACCAAGATTCAGGACCGAACGAATTAGAATCCGTTTTTACCTATTTAACAAAAATAGAAGAAGGTCCTATCTTCCAAGGAAACGAGTATTTATTCCTGAAAATCCGTAGGTTAGTGGTTCTACAAAGATACGCGGAAGTTTTACAATCCCCTGAATACAGATCTAAAGCCAGACAAAAGCTGGAAGATCTTTTGAAGAACAATCCCGCGGAACTCGGAGTATATTCCAAAACAGGAAACTGGACGGATACACTTTCCAATGCACCGGAAGGATCTAAATTAAAAGTCAGACCGGAAACTTTTTGGAAAGTAGCGGAAGCGTACCCGAATTCCAAACCGGGTGACTTTGCAGCATACCTGGCCGTAAAATACACGCCCGAGGTCAGATGTGGAAGAGACCCGATCTGCGTTTTGCAAGACGAAGAAAACCGCAGACTAAAATATCTACTTTTACAACCGAACGGGAACTATGCTCCTATCTTCTCTTCCCATTTGGAAAAGAGACTCCTTCATTTTTCCAAGGATAGGGAAACCTTGGTTTGTGATACCAAACTTCCTAAAGAAGCAGTGCTCAAAAATTTCAGGAATAAAGTGCAAGAACTCCCTGCAAGATATGGAAAAAAGTTCTATTCCAAACTCAGAGTGATAGAAGAGGAATGTTTAAAGAAGTGA
- a CDS encoding alpha/beta fold hydrolase, whose protein sequence is MFKEVKLFFKEYPPKETATLTTPILILHGLFGSSKNWVSVSDFLSKYSKVYSLDLRNHGDSPHSSEHSLSVMAEDIKEFLEDHGLEKVILLGHSMGGLVAMTFTLRYPEKVEDLVIQDIAPRDYDFKYEGELTLLRTDLSSFKNRQEIDSATSQFVTNPFIRNFLLMNLDRAESGQYRWKLNVDAISRSKNMFRSEFSGRVNQYSGKVIFIIGGDSEYFHTSDKIVCLEYFPNAMFETIPGGDHYIHFTKAEEFRKILASFMDSIVSGSEK, encoded by the coding sequence ATGTTTAAAGAAGTGAAACTTTTCTTTAAAGAATATCCACCCAAAGAAACGGCAACTCTTACCACTCCTATCTTAATTTTACACGGGTTATTCGGTTCTTCCAAAAACTGGGTCAGTGTTTCCGATTTTTTAAGCAAGTATTCCAAAGTGTACAGCCTAGATCTTAGAAACCACGGAGATTCTCCACATTCTTCGGAACATTCTTTGAGTGTAATGGCGGAAGATATAAAAGAATTTTTAGAGGATCACGGACTTGAGAAAGTGATTCTACTTGGGCATTCCATGGGCGGCCTAGTCGCCATGACATTCACACTCAGGTATCCTGAAAAAGTAGAAGACCTGGTCATCCAGGATATCGCTCCCAGAGATTATGATTTCAAGTATGAAGGGGAACTTACACTTTTAAGAACCGATCTTTCTTCCTTTAAAAATAGACAGGAAATAGATTCGGCTACTTCTCAGTTCGTTACAAATCCGTTTATCCGGAATTTTTTACTCATGAACCTGGACCGAGCCGAATCCGGACAGTATCGTTGGAAATTGAATGTGGATGCCATCTCTCGCTCCAAAAATATGTTCCGTTCGGAGTTTTCCGGAAGAGTCAATCAATATTCCGGAAAAGTAATATTTATCATAGGGGGCGATTCCGAATATTTCCATACAAGCGATAAGATCGTATGTTTGGAGTATTTTCCAAACGCTATGTTTGAGACGATTCCCGGCGGGGATCATTATATCCATTTTACGAAGGCGGAAGAATTTCGAAAGATACTCGCTTCCTTTATGGATTCTATCGTTTCCGGTTCGGAAAAATAA